From the Achromobacter xylosoxidans A8 genome, the window CCGTACGCCACCAAGGTGCGCGAGATTGCTGCGCACCTGATGCAGGCCAACCCCGAATACAGCCACCCGTACCTGGTCGAACGCGAAATCAAAGCGGTCGGCGTGGTCATGGTGACGACCGACAAGGGTTTGTGCGGCGGCTTGAACACCAACATCACCCGCGTGACGTTGGGCAAGCTGAAAGAGTTCGAGAAGAACGGCATCGCCGTGCAAGCGACCGCTTTCGGCAACAAGGGCGTGGGCGTGCTGACGCGCATCGGCGCCAAACTGGTTTCCCAGGAAGTGCAACTGGGCGACAAGCCGCAACTCGACCGCCTGCTGGGCGCGATCAAGGTGCAGCTGGACGCCTACCTGGAAGGCCGCATCGACGCGCTGTACGTGGCTTCGACCCGCTTCGTCAACACGATGAAGCAGGAGCCGCTGTTCCTGCGTCTGCTGCCCCTGGCCAGCGGTTTGGATGATCCGTACCAGATGGGTGCCGAGAAGCTGGCCAAGACCTCGGAAGTGAAGTCGGACTACAGCTGGGATTACATCTACGAACCCGACGCCCGTAGCGTGATCGACGACCTGCTGCAGCGTTACGTTGAAGGCCTGCTGTACCAAGCCGTGGCCGAGAACATGGCTTCGGAGCAGTCGGCCCGGATGGTCGCCATGAAGGCGGCGTCGGACAACGCCAAGAAGGTCATCGGCGATCTGCAACTGGTCTACAACAAGACCCGTCAGGCCGCGATCACCAAAGAAATTTCGGAAATCGTAGGGGGCGCTGCCGCCGTTTGAGGCAGGCAGCATCCCGTCACAAGCTATCAAGCAAGGAATCGACATGAGCAACGGAACCATCGTTCAGTGCATCGGCGCCGTGGTGGATATTCAGTTCCCCCGCGATCACATGCCCAAGATTTACGAAGCGCTTACCCTGGCCGACGAGGGTTCCTCGTTCGCCGAAAAGGGTCTGACGCTGGAAGTGCAGCAACAGCTGGGCGACGGCGTGGTGCGTACCATTGCGCTGGGCTCCAGCGACGGCCTGCGCCGCGGCATGAAGGTCACGGGCACGGGCGCCCCGATCTCGGTGCCCGTCGGCACCGGCACGCTGGGCCGCATCATGGACGTGCTGGGTCGTCCCATTGACGAAGCCGGCCCCATTCAGCACGAAGAAAAGCGCGGCATTCACCAGCCGGCTCCCCGTTTCGACGAACTGTCGCCGTCGGTGGAACTGCTGGAAACCGGCATCAAGGTTATTGACCTGGTTTGCCCGTTCGCCAAGGGCGGCAAGGTCGGCCTGTTCGGCGGCGCCGGCGTGGGCAAGACCGTCAACATGATGGAACTGATCAACAACATCGCCAAGCAGCACAGCGGCTTGTCGGTGTTCGCCGGCGTGGGTGAGCGTACCCGCGAAGGCAACGACTTCTACCACGAAATGGAAGAGTCGAACGTTCTGGACAAGGTTGCGATGGTGTTCGGTCAGATGAACGAACCCCCGGGCAACCGTCTGCGCGTGGCGCTGACCGGCCTGACCATGGCCGAGAAGTTCCGCGACGAAGGCCGCGACATCCTGTTCTTCGTGGACAACATCTACCGCTACACCCTGGCCGGTACGGAAGTGTCCGCACTGCTGGGCCGTATGCCGTCGGCGGTGGGTTACCAGCCCACGCTGGCCGAAGAAATGGGCAAGCTGCAAGAGCGCATCACGTCGACCAAGACCGGCTCGATCACCTCGATCCAGGCCGTGTACGTCCCTGCGGACGACTTGACCGACCCGTCGCCTGCCACGACCTTCCAGCATTTGGACTCGACCGTCGTGCTGTCGCGTGACATCGCCGCTCTGGGTATCTACCCGGCCGTGGACCCGCTGGATTCGTCCAGCCGCCAGCTCGACCCGCAAGTCGTGGGCGAAGAGCACTACGCCGTTGCCCGTGGCGTGCAGCAAACGCTGCAGCGCTACAAGGAACTGCGCGACATCATCGCGATTCTGGGCATGGACGAACTGTCGCCGGAAGACAAGCAGGCCGTGGCCCGCGCTCGCAAGATCCAGCGCTTCCTGTCGCAGCCGTTCCACGTTGCTGAAGTGTTTACCGGTTCGCCCGGCAAGTACGTTCCGCTGGCCGAAACCATCCGTGGTTTCAAGATGATCGTGAACGGCGAGTGCGATGCACTGCCGGAACAGGCCTTCTACATGGTCGGCTCGATCGACGAGGCCTTCGAGAAGGCCAAGAAACTGCAATAAGGAACCGATATGGCTACCCTGCATGTGGATGTCGTCAGCGCAGAGGAAGCGATCTTCTCCGGTGAGGCGAAGTTCGTGGTGCTGCCTGGCGAAGCGGGTGAACTGGGCATTCTGCCCGGCCACACCCCGCTGATTTCGCGCATACGCCCCGGGACGGTCAAGATCGTTCGTGCCGACCAAGGCGAGGAAAACATCTTCGTCGCCGGGGGCATTCTGGAAGTGCAGCCGGGCAGCGTGACGGTTCTGGCCGACACGGCTATCCGTGCCGCCGACCTGGACGAAGCCCGCGCCCTGGAAGCGCGCCAGAAGGCCGAACAGGCCCTGGCCAACGCCAAGGACAAGGCGGACATCGCCGTGGTCGAAGCCGAACTCGCCATGCTGGCTGCGCAAGCCATCGCGGCGCGCAAGCTGCGCCAAGGCGGCCGTTCGCACTAAGCGGCGAAGCTGTGCCCCGGGGTACGCCCCGGACTCGAAGAAAGCGGCCTTTGGGCCGCTTTTTTCATGTCCGAGCCAAGGCTGCGGCATTCGCCTTTGTGCGAGCCGCAATGCGATCACTACGAATAGCTGGCTGGCGGCTGCAACAGTAGCCTTCAGTTTTGCCTAGTGAAGCGTAGGGGGAAAGCGTGCGAGAAGTCCTGGATTGCGGGGTTCTGCTGGCGCCGGGCCACGAAGGGGCGATGCGCGATCTGGTTGCGCAGCACCCGGCCAGGCAGATGCGTGTGCGGCTGCACCTGGTATCGCTGAGTCCGGTGCGTTATGCCGCCGCTGGCGCGGCGTCCCGCGATACGTCCGCAGATGCGGCGGCTGACGCCGTGCCTGAAGCCCCGGTCCCGGAAGCGGACGTGCAGGCGCTGGCGCGGTTGGCTGTGGCGCTCAGGCGCTATGACTGCTGCATCCTGCCCGTGGCACCGTCTTCGCTGGCCTGGACGCGCATGGCCTTGCAGCAGGCCGACGCCGTGTTGACTACCCCGTTGCTGTTGCTGATCTCGGACGTGAAGGCGCCCGCCATCGAAGACCTGCTGAGCCTGGGCGCATCGGATTTCGAGACGCAGCCCGCCTGCCGGGAGAGCCTGCGGGTGCGGCTCGGTCGCCTGGCCCGCGCCGCGCAGGGGCGCGGCACGGCGCGGGTAGAGATCCGTGAGCCCGCGACGATGTACCGCGAGGCGCGGCCTCAGGCAGGCGCGGGCGGATTACCTCGTCCCGCAGCCTTGCGCGCCCGGGTGGCGTCCGATCTTGTCGATCACGCCGTGCCCGGCCCGCGTCATCAACACCCGCGGCTCGCGCACGAATCCTTCCGGATCGCGAAGGCGCGGGTGGTGGACGGCTTCGAGCGCGACTACATCCGGCTTGCGCTGTCGCGTCATGGCGGCAACGTGGCGCAGGCGGCGCGGGCCTGCTGCAAGCACCGGCGGGCCTTCTGGGCGCTGATGCGCAAGCACGGCATCGAGGCGGCGCCGTACCGGCAGGCCGCGCAGGAGCAGGGTGCCTGAAGCGCCTGCGCGGCAGGCAGGACTGCTGGCGCGTCAGCTCCACCACCCGGGCGTCGCACGCGTCGTCCCGCGCGGAAAGCGCCGTACTTGCGCGCGGGCAAGCACGGGCCGGCGGCGGGCCGGGATTTGTCAGCCAGGGGAAGTAAAATCACGGCTTCCGATCATCGAGGATAGTCGTGTCTGCTTCCGTACTGAAGAACGATGTGTTCTTGCGCTCGCTGTTGCGCGAGCCCGTGCCCTACACCCCGATCTGGCTGATGCGCCAGGCCGGCCGCTACTTGCCCGAGTACCGCCAGACGCGGGCCCGTGCGGGTTCCTTCATGGGCCTCGCGCAGAATCCGGAGTACGCCTCGGAAGTCACGCTGCAGCCGCTGGAGCGTTTCGACCTGGACGCGGCCATCCTGTTCTCGGACATCCTGACGGTGCCGCACGCCATGGGCCTGGGCCTGGATTTCGCCGAAGGCGAGGGGCCGCGCTTCGCGCGTCCGGTGCGTACCGAGGAAGACGTGGCGCGCCTGGAAGTGCCGGACATGGACAAGCTGCGCTATGTCTTCGACGCCGTGCGCACGATCCGGCGCGACCTGGACGGCAAGGTCCCGCTGATCGGCTTTGCCGGCAGCCCCTGGACCATCGCCTGCTACATGGTGGAAGGCCAGGGCAGCGATGATTACCGCCTGATCAAGACCATGCTGTATGCGCGTCCCGACCTGCTGCACCGCATACTCGAGATCAACGCCGAAGCCACGCTGCAGTACCTGAACGCGCAGATCGACGCGGGCGCGCAAGCCGTGATGCTGTTCGACAGCTGGGGCGGCGTGCTGGCCGACGGCCTGTTCCAGCAGTTTTCGCTGGCCTACACCCGCAAGGTCGTGGCCGGCCTGAAGCGCGAACACGAAGGCCGCCGCGTGCCGGCCATTGTCTTCACCAAAGGCGGCGGCCAATGGCTGGAACAGATTGCCGCCTGCGGCGCCGACGCCGTGGGCCTGGACTGGACGGTGGATCTGGCCGCCGCGCGGCGCCGCACCGGGGACTCGGTGGCGTTCCAGGGCAACCTGGATCCCATGGCTTTGTTCGGCGGCGGACCCGCCATCCGGGCCGAGGCGCGGCGCGTGCTGGATGCCTTCGGACCGGTGGGCAAGGGCGGCCACGTGTTCAATCTGGGGCACGGAATTTCGCGCTTTACTCCGCCGGAAGCCGTAGCCGAATTGGTGGATGAAGTCCACCAGCACAGCCGTTCGCTGCGGGGGTAAGTGAGTGGACGCTTCGGTCTAAAGGGCCGGAGCAGGAGGGCCCCCGGGGACACTTGTGCACAGCAAGATTGCTCTCGGGGAAAACCCTTTAGATGCTAGTTTACAATCTGGGAAGCCATCATAAGTTATTGTTTTAAATAATGAATTGATGGTTTTCAAGAAGATTTCGCAAGTTTGCGCAATCTTGTCAAATTCCAATTTTCGATGTTGCTCCAGCCTTTTCCCCAAAGTTATCCACAGGCCGGGAACGGAGCACGCCGCCATCATCCGGGATCATCCTTCTACATGCACCGTCCTAGCCTCCATGTCTGAAGCGCAGCCAAATACGACCCCCGCGGTCTGCTGGGTGCGCGTGGCGCTGGACGTGCCCTTGCCCGGCCCGTTCGACTACCGCAGCGAGGCGCCGGTGACGGTCGGCCTGCGGGTCATCGTGCCGTTCGGCCGCCGCAAGCTGATCGGTGTGGTGGTGGAAAACCCGGCCGAACCGTCCTTCGACCCGAAGCAGATCCGGCCGATCGAAGAGGTGCTGGACGACTTGCCGCCGTTCGATGAGGACTGGCTGCGCCTGGCCCGGTTTGCTGCGGACTACTATCAGCGGCCACTGGGCGAGGTGATGCTGCCGACCTTGCCGCCGCCGCTGCGCAAGCCCACGGCCTATCAGGGCAAGCGCTCGGCCGGCGGACCGGTGGCGCGGCTGGACGGACGCAAGCGCAAGGCTGCGCGCACGCCGGCCCAGGCCGATCAGCCGCCGGAACTCAATGACGCCCAACGCGAGGCGGTGGACACCATAGGCGCGCTGAACGGGTTCAAGCCCGTGCTGCTGCACGGTGTGACGGGCAGCGGCAAGACCGAGGTCTACCTGCGGGCGGCCGAGAAGGTCCTGGCGGCAGGACGCCAAGTACTGCTGATGGTGCCCGAAATCAATCTGACGCCGCAGCTGGAAAGCGCGCTGCGCGCGCGTCTGGAGGCGCTGGTCGGGCCGGATGGCCTGGCGGTGATGCATAGCGGCCTGTCCGATGGCGAACGCCTGCAGGCCTGGGCCCGCGCCCAGCGCGGCGAGGCGCGCATGTTGCTGGGCACGCGCATGTCGGTGTTCGCGCCGCTGGGCCAGTTGGGCCTGATCGTGGTGGACGAGGAGCACGACGCGTCCTACAAGCAGCAGGACGGCCTGCGCTATTCGGCGCGCGATCTGGCGGTGTGGCGCGCCCATGACCTGGGCATCCCGGTGGTGCTGGGATCGGCCACGCCGTCGCTGGAGACCTGGCAGCATGCCGAGCGCGGCCGCTACCTGCGCCTGACCCTGCCGGGCCGGGCGCGCGCCAGCAGTCTGCCGTCGATGCGGCTGGTGGACACGCGCCGCCTGCAACTGAAGCATGGCATGTCGCCGCAGCTGCTGGACGCCCTTGCGCAGCGGCTGGAGCGCAAGGAGCAGTCACTCATCTTCCTGAACCGGCGCGGCTATTCGCCGGTGCTGCATTGCCAGTCCTGCGCCTGGGTCAGCAATTGCCCGCGTTGCACCGCGTTCACCGTGCTGCATCGCACCGATGGCCGTGGCCACCGGCTGCAATGCCATCACTGCGGCTATCAGGCCCCGGTGCCGCGCGCTTGTCCCGAATGCGGCGACCAGGACTTGGCGCCCATGGGGCGCGGCACGCAGCGCGTCGAAGAACACCTGGCGGAATTGTTTCCCGAAGCCCGCATCCTGCGCATCGACGCCGACAGCACGCGTAAGAAGGGCAGCGCCGAGGCGCTGTTTGCCTCGGTGCACGCGGGCGAGGTGGACATCCTGGTGGGCACGCAGATGGTGGCCAAGGGCCATGATTTCGCCCGCCTTGGACTGGTGGGCGTGCTGAATGCGGACTCGATGCTGTTCGCGCACGACTTCCGCGCGCCGGAGCGCCTGTTCGCGCAGCTGATGCAGGTGGCGGGCCGGGCCGGCCGCCACCAGGGCAACGGCGAGGTGCTGATACAGACCGGCTACCCCGAGCAGCCGGTCTATCAGGCGCTGCTGCGGCACGATTACGCGGGCTTCGCCCGCCATGCTCTGCACGAGCGCGAAAGCACCGGCTTGCCGCCTTTCGTCTACCAGGCGCTCCTGACCGCCGAGGCGCGCGAACTGAAGGTGGCCCAGGAGTTCCTGGAGCGGGCGCGAAGCTTGCCGGAAGGGGAGTGGGCGGCCGACTTTCCGGGCCTGGACGCCATCATGCTGTACGACCCGGTGCCGTTGCGGGTGGTGCGCGTCGCCAACATCGAGCGCGCCCAGCTGTTGGCGGAAAGCAGCAGCCGCCCGGCTTTGCAGGCCTTCCTGGCGTCCTGGTCGCACCACCTGCCGTACCTCGCCAATGAGGCGCGCGTGCGCTGGCAGCTGGAAGTCGATCCGCTGGAAATCTGATCGCTTGCGGTAAGGGCCGATGCACCGCCGATCCGATTGTTCTATGATCTTTCTCCTCTATCGCGCCGGCGCGGCAGGCCCGCTGCGGCGGCCGCGCCCGTCCCCTTTTTCTCGCGTATCACCGGCCCGCTGACGGGCGGCCGCAAGCCCCGTGCTTGCCGGCCGCATCTTCAATGCGGCCGCCGCGATGCATGATCACCTGACTCAAATGTCCGCCAGCGAACCTATAGCCCAAGGCATGAACCCCGCTCAACGCGAAGCGGTGCTGTACCTGGACGGCCCCTGCCTGGTGCTGGCCGGCGCCGGCAGCGGCAAGACCCGCGTGATCACGCAGAAGATCGCGTACCTGCTGCGCGAGTGCGGCTACATGGGCCGCAACGTGGTGGCGCTGACCTTCACCAACAAGGCCGCGCGCGAGATGGACGAGCGCGTCAAGACCTTGGTGGACCGCAAGCTGTCCAAAGGCTTGATCATCAGCACTTTCCATTCGCTGGGCGTGAAGATGCTGCGCGAGGAAGCGCGCAACGCGGGCCTGAAGCCGACCTTCTCCATCCTGGACGCCGACGATGCCATGGCCATCATCCAGGAACTGCTGAACACCACCGACAAGGGCCGGCTGCGCCACGTGCAGGGCATCATCTCGCTGTGGAAGAACGGGCTGATGGAGCCGGACGACGCCGCGCGCGAGGCCATCACGCCGGCGGACGTGGAAGCGGCCAACGTCTACCGCAGCTATGCGGCCACGCTGGCCGCCTACCAGGCGGTGGACTTCGACGACCTGATCCGCATCCCGGCGCTGTTGCTGGCCAACAATGAAGAAGTACGCACGCGCTGGCAGAACCGCGTGCGCTACCTGCTGGTGGACGAATACCAGGACACCAACGTCTGTCAGTACCGTCTGGTGCAGTTGCTGACGGGCTCGCGCGCCATGTTCACGGCGGTGGGCGACGACGACCAGGCAATCTACGCCTGGCGCGGCGCCACCATCGAAAACCTGGCCAAGCTGACCACCGACTACCCCAACATCAAGCTGATCAAGCTGGAGCAGAACTACCGTTCGGTGCAGCGCATCCTGGCGGCGGCGAACCAGGTGATCGAAAAGAACCCCAAGCTGTTCGACAAGAAACTCTGGTCCGATCTGGGCGTGGGCGAGCCCATCCTGGTGTCGGCCATGGACGGCGAGGAACAGGAGGCGGAATCCATCGCCATGAAGGTGTCGGCCTCGCGCTTCGAGCGCCAGGCGCAATGGAAGGACTTCGCCATCCTGTACCGCAGCAACCATCAGTCGCGCATCCTGGAGCAGGCGCTGCGCAACCTGAAGATTCCGTACACGATCTCGGGCGGCCAGAGCTTTTTCGACAAGACCGAAGTGCGCGACGTGCTGGCCTATCTGCGCATCCTGGCCAATGACGAAGACGATCCGGCCTTCATCCGCGCGGCCACCACGCCCAAGCGCGGCATCGGCCAGGCCACCTTGCAGACGTTGGGGCAGTACGCCGCCAGCCGCGAGCTGTCCCTGCTGGCGGCGGTCGCCGAGACCGGCCTGGAAAGCCAGTTGGCGCCGCGCCAGCTGGAGCCGCTGCGCACCTTCACCGAGTTCATCCGCCGCATGCAGTGGCGCGCCGGTCGCGGCGCGGCCTCGGGCAAGGACGCCGCGCCCGCCGAACCCGCGGGCGTGCTGCTGGACGATCTGCTGGAGGCCATCCAGTACGAGCGCTATCTGTACGAGCTGTTCGAGGAACGGCCCGCGCAGACGCGCTGGCAGAACGTGCTGGAGCTGACGGGCTGGCTCAAGCGCAAGGCCGAAGAGGACAACATGACGCTCTTCGACCTGGTGCAGCACGTGGCGCTGGTCACCATGCTGGAGCGCGGCGAGGAAGAAGAACCCGACGCGGTGAAGATGTCCACGCTGCACGCGTCCAAGGGCCTGGAGTATCCGCACGTATACCTGGCGGGCGTGGAAGAAGGCTTGCTGCCTCACCTGGGCAAGGACGACGAAGTCGGCGATCCGGCGCGCGCGGCCGAGAACCTGGCCTCGCGCATCCAGGAGGAACGCAGGCTGATGTACGTGGGCATCACGCGCGCGCAGCGCAGCCTGAACCTGAGCTGGTGCAAGCGCCGGCGCCGGGCGCGCGAGGACCTGGTGCGCGAGCCTTCGCGCTTCATCGAGGAAATGGGCCTGGGCGACGTGCGCGTGCAGGAAGACGAGGCCACCGCCGCGATGAATCCCAAAGAACGCATGGCCATGCTCAAGGCGCTG encodes:
- the atpG gene encoding F0F1 ATP synthase subunit gamma — its product is MPGIKEIRTKIKSVQNTRKITKAMEMVAASKMRKAQERMRAGRPYATKVREIAAHLMQANPEYSHPYLVEREIKAVGVVMVTTDKGLCGGLNTNITRVTLGKLKEFEKNGIAVQATAFGNKGVGVLTRIGAKLVSQEVQLGDKPQLDRLLGAIKVQLDAYLEGRIDALYVASTRFVNTMKQEPLFLRLLPLASGLDDPYQMGAEKLAKTSEVKSDYSWDYIYEPDARSVIDDLLQRYVEGLLYQAVAENMASEQSARMVAMKAASDNAKKVIGDLQLVYNKTRQAAITKEISEIVGGAAAV
- the atpD gene encoding F0F1 ATP synthase subunit beta; protein product: MSNGTIVQCIGAVVDIQFPRDHMPKIYEALTLADEGSSFAEKGLTLEVQQQLGDGVVRTIALGSSDGLRRGMKVTGTGAPISVPVGTGTLGRIMDVLGRPIDEAGPIQHEEKRGIHQPAPRFDELSPSVELLETGIKVIDLVCPFAKGGKVGLFGGAGVGKTVNMMELINNIAKQHSGLSVFAGVGERTREGNDFYHEMEESNVLDKVAMVFGQMNEPPGNRLRVALTGLTMAEKFRDEGRDILFFVDNIYRYTLAGTEVSALLGRMPSAVGYQPTLAEEMGKLQERITSTKTGSITSIQAVYVPADDLTDPSPATTFQHLDSTVVLSRDIAALGIYPAVDPLDSSSRQLDPQVVGEEHYAVARGVQQTLQRYKELRDIIAILGMDELSPEDKQAVARARKIQRFLSQPFHVAEVFTGSPGKYVPLAETIRGFKMIVNGECDALPEQAFYMVGSIDEAFEKAKKLQ
- a CDS encoding F0F1 ATP synthase subunit epsilon, with protein sequence MATLHVDVVSAEEAIFSGEAKFVVLPGEAGELGILPGHTPLISRIRPGTVKIVRADQGEENIFVAGGILEVQPGSVTVLADTAIRAADLDEARALEARQKAEQALANAKDKADIAVVEAELAMLAAQAIAARKLRQGGRSH
- a CDS encoding helix-turn-helix domain-containing protein gives rise to the protein MRDLVAQHPARQMRVRLHLVSLSPVRYAAAGAASRDTSADAAADAVPEAPVPEADVQALARLAVALRRYDCCILPVAPSSLAWTRMALQQADAVLTTPLLLLISDVKAPAIEDLLSLGASDFETQPACRESLRVRLGRLARAAQGRGTARVEIREPATMYREARPQAGAGGLPRPAALRARVASDLVDHAVPGPRHQHPRLAHESFRIAKARVVDGFERDYIRLALSRHGGNVAQAARACCKHRRAFWALMRKHGIEAAPYRQAAQEQGA
- the hemE gene encoding uroporphyrinogen decarboxylase gives rise to the protein MSASVLKNDVFLRSLLREPVPYTPIWLMRQAGRYLPEYRQTRARAGSFMGLAQNPEYASEVTLQPLERFDLDAAILFSDILTVPHAMGLGLDFAEGEGPRFARPVRTEEDVARLEVPDMDKLRYVFDAVRTIRRDLDGKVPLIGFAGSPWTIACYMVEGQGSDDYRLIKTMLYARPDLLHRILEINAEATLQYLNAQIDAGAQAVMLFDSWGGVLADGLFQQFSLAYTRKVVAGLKREHEGRRVPAIVFTKGGGQWLEQIAACGADAVGLDWTVDLAAARRRTGDSVAFQGNLDPMALFGGGPAIRAEARRVLDAFGPVGKGGHVFNLGHGISRFTPPEAVAELVDEVHQHSRSLRG
- a CDS encoding primosomal protein N', whose product is MSEAQPNTTPAVCWVRVALDVPLPGPFDYRSEAPVTVGLRVIVPFGRRKLIGVVVENPAEPSFDPKQIRPIEEVLDDLPPFDEDWLRLARFAADYYQRPLGEVMLPTLPPPLRKPTAYQGKRSAGGPVARLDGRKRKAARTPAQADQPPELNDAQREAVDTIGALNGFKPVLLHGVTGSGKTEVYLRAAEKVLAAGRQVLLMVPEINLTPQLESALRARLEALVGPDGLAVMHSGLSDGERLQAWARAQRGEARMLLGTRMSVFAPLGQLGLIVVDEEHDASYKQQDGLRYSARDLAVWRAHDLGIPVVLGSATPSLETWQHAERGRYLRLTLPGRARASSLPSMRLVDTRRLQLKHGMSPQLLDALAQRLERKEQSLIFLNRRGYSPVLHCQSCAWVSNCPRCTAFTVLHRTDGRGHRLQCHHCGYQAPVPRACPECGDQDLAPMGRGTQRVEEHLAELFPEARILRIDADSTRKKGSAEALFASVHAGEVDILVGTQMVAKGHDFARLGLVGVLNADSMLFAHDFRAPERLFAQLMQVAGRAGRHQGNGEVLIQTGYPEQPVYQALLRHDYAGFARHALHERESTGLPPFVYQALLTAEARELKVAQEFLERARSLPEGEWAADFPGLDAIMLYDPVPLRVVRVANIERAQLLAESSSRPALQAFLASWSHHLPYLANEARVRWQLEVDPLEI
- a CDS encoding UvrD-helicase domain-containing protein gives rise to the protein MSASEPIAQGMNPAQREAVLYLDGPCLVLAGAGSGKTRVITQKIAYLLRECGYMGRNVVALTFTNKAAREMDERVKTLVDRKLSKGLIISTFHSLGVKMLREEARNAGLKPTFSILDADDAMAIIQELLNTTDKGRLRHVQGIISLWKNGLMEPDDAAREAITPADVEAANVYRSYAATLAAYQAVDFDDLIRIPALLLANNEEVRTRWQNRVRYLLVDEYQDTNVCQYRLVQLLTGSRAMFTAVGDDDQAIYAWRGATIENLAKLTTDYPNIKLIKLEQNYRSVQRILAAANQVIEKNPKLFDKKLWSDLGVGEPILVSAMDGEEQEAESIAMKVSASRFERQAQWKDFAILYRSNHQSRILEQALRNLKIPYTISGGQSFFDKTEVRDVLAYLRILANDEDDPAFIRAATTPKRGIGQATLQTLGQYAASRELSLLAAVAETGLESQLAPRQLEPLRTFTEFIRRMQWRAGRGAASGKDAAPAEPAGVLLDDLLEAIQYERYLYELFEERPAQTRWQNVLELTGWLKRKAEEDNMTLFDLVQHVALVTMLERGEEEEPDAVKMSTLHASKGLEYPHVYLAGVEEGLLPHLGKDDEVGDPARAAENLASRIQEERRLMYVGITRAQRSLNLSWCKRRRRAREDLVREPSRFIEEMGLGDVRVQEDEATAAMNPKERMAMLKALLKK